Proteins encoded by one window of Cellvibrio sp. KY-GH-1:
- the folB gene encoding dihydroneopterin aldolase codes for MDIVYIRDLRIDTIIGIYDWEREVRQTVSIDLEMASDICKAAATDDIQFALNYKAVSKRLIAYVEDRNALLVETLAEEIAQIIRTEFDVPWLRLRLSKPGAVRGARDVGLIIERGARPEGLPL; via the coding sequence ATGGATATTGTTTACATCCGCGATTTACGTATCGACACGATTATTGGAATTTACGACTGGGAGCGCGAAGTGCGCCAAACGGTCAGTATCGATTTGGAAATGGCCAGCGACATTTGTAAAGCGGCGGCGACTGACGATATTCAATTTGCGCTCAATTACAAAGCGGTTTCCAAGCGCTTGATTGCCTATGTAGAAGATCGCAATGCGCTGTTGGTGGAAACGCTTGCCGAAGAAATTGCGCAAATTATTCGTACCGAATTTGATGTGCCCTGGCTGCGTTTGCGTTTAAGCAAGCCTGGCGCAGTGCGCGGCGCGCGTGATGTGGGTTTGATTATCGAG